From the genome of Periplaneta americana isolate PAMFEO1 chromosome 15, P.americana_PAMFEO1_priV1, whole genome shotgun sequence, one region includes:
- the LOC138715187 gene encoding uncharacterized protein translates to MPSCIICKLSPDSYVAKEEKLHFYRFPRGETYAKWLEFCKIAPGASLAKNLYLCARHFKSEDYIGTMVKMRSFLRPGTVPCFYPPIGPDVCRHDNDGCCMNTGTDVLSKEDQPQILQTVDQQMQIIPVPSTSCEVTSQSSLVNECVISSSNTIEREENNPLKILGVRSDKELSPSTRKLVMAFRKLKRRNRYLKQKLRTITASNRARYSSKGKKSESQVIDFSSPLLKDQLANLTRPPTGCRWSRDAIATASELYAHGATAYDLMRSVVTLPSVRQLIRTKVKNRIFPDTCVLQL, encoded by the exons ATGCCGAGCTGTATAATATGCAAGTTAAGTCCAGACTCATATGTTGCAAAGGAAGAAAAACTTCACTTCTATCGTTTTCCACGGGGTGAAACCTATGCAAAGTGGTTAGAATTTTGTAAGATTGCACCAGGTGCCTCCTTAGCCAAAAATTTGTACTTGTGTGCTCGGCATTTTAAAAGTGAAGACTATATTGGCACTATGGTGAAAATGAGGTCTTTTCTACGGCCTGGAACTGTTCCTTGTTTTT ATCCACCAATTGGTCCAGATGTGTGCCGACATGACAATGATGGATGTTGTATGAATACCGGTACTG atgtGTTATCGAAAGAGGATCAGCCACAGATACTTCAAACAGTCGATCAACAGATGCAGATTATACCTGTTCCTTCAACTTCCTGTGAAGTAACTTCTCAAAGTTCTCTTGTGAATGAATGTGTTATTAGTTCTTCCAATaccatagaaagggaggaaaataATCCTCTTAAAATACTTGGTGTAAGGAGTGATAAAGAGCTCTCACCTAGCACGAGAAAGCTAGTAATGGCTTTTAGAAAGTTGAAGAGAAGAAATAGATATTTAAAGCAAAAACTGAGGACAATTACTGCTTCAAATCGAGCAAGATATTCTTCAAAAGGAAAGAAATCAGAATCACAAGTGATAGACTTTTCATCCCCTTTGCTCAAAGACCAATTGGCCAATTTGACTCGTCCACCAACAGGTTGCCGTTGGTCACGTGATGCGATAGCAACAGCATCTGAACTTTATGCTCATGGTGCTACTGCCTACGACCTGATGAGAAGTGTTGTTACTTTACCATCTGTGCGACAACTTATCCGCACCAAAGTAAAGAATCGTATCTTTCCAGATACCTGTGTGCTTCAACTTTAA